The genomic DNA GCAAAGATCCACATTTTAAGCAGGTCTAAAGCTATGATTAGAAATTTAGAATTGAATAACAATTTCATATATGAAATTGAATAACAATTTCAGTAATCAAAATCTCAATCTATTTATCAATCATCTCAATGTCTCTGCACCCCAGCAGGGAACATTTCTAGAGGCACTCCCAGTTTCCTCTCTGTTAGAAGGGGAGTTCTAACTCTTGAAAAATTGTGCACTTCCTCTTTCCATTAATTAGTGACCAGGACATGGACTTCAGCATCTTGATCTCATGTGATTGTTTCTTTAGAAAAATCATGAGTTTTTGGATGGGTGCTGTCAGTTTGACAGCCCATCATATGATTCTTGCAAATCTTTCATGAAGCCAACTCAACTTGGAGGCAAATTCTATAGTAAATTTCATAAACATGGGAAATGCCTGCTGATGACAATATTAAGAAGACCATTCAAAAGATCCCTTTTGAGAGGAAAGTTTTGAGTGTTAAAAAGTGAAATCAAACAGATGAAATTTAACCTTAAGTAATGATGAACTTTCCAAAAGTAAATTTGATATGAAAAGGAATGGCAGTACATTTGCCACAAAACTCAAGAAACAAAGTGCATTTCTCTGAACCAGGACAATTGGGTCAATGACAAATTGACAGATGAAGTGACGAGCATCATCAAATTGCAGTTTGACTTAGGCTGATGGTCTAAGGGATGACAAGCGAGAAAAATGGCACATATCAAAACCAATAAACTGAAGAAATGGCATGGATGGCAATGATATACAGATTCCTTGCAAAATGAATCCTCATATGTGTGTTCTATCCTAGTAGAAAGAATTCATGTAGCAACTTCAAGAGAAAGCACTACAAGCCAGAATAACTCGACCAACTCTCAAAGTTGCTCATGAAAAATCTTAACTTTCTGTTCTCTTTAACACTCTAGCTAAGTGCTTCAAGTTGAATGTAGAGTAGTAATCACAACAACACGGTCTACCCGATATAGATTATGCATGAATGAAACCCTGGACAAAATTCTAAAATGACAATTGCATAACAGACTATTCACCTAGAAATCCATATGTTTGAACTCCTTTTTGGTCCATCAAATGACATTACTAATAGTTTTGGACAATTGCTGGATCATACAGGATTGCTAGTGCAATAATACCAATCTCAACACATCTTAACATTGAAAACAACAGTTGGCTTTTTTCTCAAAGGAAAAAAAGTATGCATTAATAATATGATAATTACAATAATTGATAGTAACAAGTTAGTAGCAGTTTATGCATATAAGTTAATAGTACATCCAGTAAGCAAATAAGAACTTACAAATATTGTAGCTCTGTGCAATTTCCTAGTTCTGGAGGGATGACACCGTATAAGCTGTTGCCATGCAGAGCTCTACAAGAGAAGGGTTAAGGTAGCAGTAAATAATGACTATTTAACAGAAACTGAGGAAACTAATAGACTCTCTTTGGATGATACTGACAGCAGCTTTAAGTAATTTAGCTTTCCTATTTCTGGTGATATGGAACCAATCAACTTGTGGTAGGCAAGCCTCCTGAAACAAATAACACATTAAACTAGTTATGCATAACAACAATCCCAAGACcattaaactaaaaagaaaagatTTAATGACCAAAAATTATCCAATtgatgaattttgtgaactccaTATACAACATACTGGACACCAAATACAAGAAGCAGCAAGATGATGGCTTACCATCATGACTCTCACATGCTATAAATGAGATCCAAATATGGCAAGACAAATACTACCCCGTTTGAGgtgaaaaaaaatatagaaatatcTGATGTCTAATCATGATTACTTGAGCATGTGAAGTTTACATATTTTAAGAGCATAGTGACAATCTTGACCCACATACACTACAACAAAGAGTTCAAGCTCCCCTTTGAAGTAAGGTACCAGTTGCTGGTTGATAAGAAGTATCTATTGAGCAATACTGGTTTTAGATGCAGAGTAACAGGCACAAAATACAACTGCTAAGGTTCACAGGATAAGGTTGGGTTCAGGGTCACTTGTAGGATTTTGGAACAGGATAAATTTGTACCCATCAAAACCATTTATGGAATaaactttttgttttttttaaatgACTGGAAATCAACTGAAATCATCAGGATTGACCAGAATCCATTAAGTTGGCAGAAATTAACTtgagcaacaaaaaaaaaaacctagctAGGACACAGGGATTTGCCAAAAGTCTGCCAAAACCAAAAGGAAAATGGTTGGTATTCACAGGATCAGATTGGAAGCCATTGGGAGATCGGCTGAGCCCACCAACATATACTTACAGATGAATAATTCTCTTAGTACTACTGTCACATGTTACACCTCTCCAACCACAAGGATCAGGATCTTCTTGTCTCCAATTGAGGAAAACACCATCTGAACCAACAATTGCTGTCTTAATGCTAAGCAACACCTCACCTGTAAAATAATTCagcttaaaagttatacataaaatAATAGAGCAAAACTTAGTAGTCTAAAGAATCATCTCATACCATCTGGACTTATTGCGTTGGTTAAACTCATTAAAAGTGGCACTATCACAACAAAGAGTAGCCTCTGACATTTCATGAAAAATTGTCTCATTGAAGTGCTCGTCAAGCATAATGGGACTATGTTAAACAATTATATGGTCCACATCTGCTCCATCAAGAACCTAATTTTCATTGAAAGTTCAAATTTCCATCAATAAGatgaaagaataaaagaaatcTAAACAGGTAAGAGAAAAACATATGTTTTGCATAAATAGCATTGTCAGCAAATGACTAATGGGCAAGCAAACAAACACTATAATATCTTTTGGTTATTGAATGGACAAACAGAAACAAATCAAATTCCTCAGACACCTTCTTtgagaatgatgaaaatattattcccCACAAATAGAATTACGTGGATCAAAAATACTTGGACACAGTTTCAACATATATTTGAACCAAGAACCTTTTGGATGAAGGGAGTAAGCAACCACTAGGGCAACGCATGGTTTGTGAATTTCTCACTTATGATGATGCCTTTGCGGATCTCTAATAAGCTAATTTGTTCAAAAATTTCTTTTATTGAAGGGTGACATCAAGTGCAATGATTGGTTACCAACGGGTAACCCAAGCAGCAAAACAGCATCTACCTCCTCTAAGAACATTGTCAGGATCATGACTCTACCCAAATTAAGGATCAATATGAGGTCCTTAGCATTAAAATCACAGAATCAGATCAAGGATAATAAGATTTTACAGACCATTTAACAACACTTGGGTCCATGATCCAATAAACATCATAATCCATAAAGCATAGTTAGCCTTGCAACTTTCTTACAAAATTTTACTTTTTAACGAAGAAGCATATTATAATCACACAAAACACCTGATATCTTTGATTTTTACCACCCACTTTTACTCTGTGAATAATGTTTTCACCAGACTCTCCTTCCTATTTATTAATATATACAAGATACCTAAAACTTTCATTTGCAGGAATGTTTTGTCCACCCATCATTACAAAACCCTCAAATTTTCTAGTGGCATTACTGAAATTGGGTTTCATATAGGTCTTAGTTATACTTagtttaaaaatatcattttttttatctttgttaatCATGTTCAAAGCTAATTCCAATTAGACTCATCGGGTACAATAATATCATCGGCAAACAACAAATGCCATGGAGGTTTATCCTACATATGCTAGTAATATGTCCATTACCAATAATAAAAGGATACATACATAAAATTGAATCTTTGTGTAAACCAACAGTTGAAAAATAAAGACTCACTGAACATACTACCTATTATCCTAACAGTGTGACTAATATAccatatatattttattacatcAACAATAACTAATTTACATACTCACTATTTCGTTTTAACTTTTCATCAACTCTATTGTAGGACTAATTTACATATCCACAATCCAGTACAACCCTTTAAGTTTGCCACCAATGATAATGCTTCATAAAAAATATTGGTTCTGATCATTTCAAAAACGGCTCATATCTTGGAGAACAATATGAGAAACAAATGAAATGCATGAATGAAATTTACAAATATGGCATACAAAAGTCATGAAACTTACATGCACAACTTGCATAACGTAATCATCATAATAGATAACAACCCCCCTCCATTAGCATTCAAACTTGGTGAATCAAACCTAAGGGTTTAAACTGAAAGACCAGTGATTAATAGACACACCGCCGACACTCCAGTAGTTTGTTGGCATTCAAAGATCTCGACATGCGTGCAGTCGGAATCACTTCTTCAAGGCATGGTGGAGTGTCATAACTGAAAAAATTTTATTAAGTCTTTGCCAACATACTTAATGTCTTCGACCATCAGAGGCATCTTAAATTCGCATATTTCATGAGAAGGATGTTAATATAGTTGGGGGAAAAGTAATTTCTTGTTCCTAACTTTCTCCAAAAGACGAAGCAAGAGAAGATCTCTGCTCAAACGAAATCTTTGCTTCTCATCGCAAACAACGAATACCAAGAACCAAGAGAACCACGAAATCAAGAAATGCTCACTAGTCCGAAGACCTAATTCCACCGGCAGCTGGAAAACCAGAGCTCGGAAGAGCTGGAAAGCGGGATGCGGCTGGCCACGCGGAGATCCGCCGGAAATCTTGACGAACCGGCGGAAAGAAGACAAATCGGTCCCTCCCCGCCGGCGATCGGGGCGGGGAAGAGGTGACGATCGGGCCGGAGCTGCGGGAGGAGATGCTGACGCCGGGAGATCGCCTATGTCGGCTAGGGGAGGGGGCGAGGGAGAGACAGAGGGACTGTGAGAGAGAGAAGGTGTGACTGTGATGGTTTTGTGGTTTTGCCACAACACGAGGTGTGGTGGAATAAAGGAAGCAGACGGCGGATATGTTCCCGTACGTTGATTTCTTTATGCGAGCAGTCCATCCGACCGTTCGTTTAGCTcaacgataataataataatttcaaggtAAAGATGAGGAGGAAAACGAGAACATAAAATACGAAATGCGATGAAGACTACGCTGGGTACGTGCGAGATGTCCGTGGTGGTAGGTGTAGTGGAATATGGCCGTGGGTGGACACCATCTCCCACATTATATAATATTCTCTAATTAAAAAGGTAGTatatatctaatctatatatagtTTTTTCCCATGAACATCTTGGTGATGTTGTGTGAACGCACGCATCTTTGATTTTAGTAGACAATTATTTGATCTTTTGTCATGTCGACAATAATGCATCGAGTTGATACAAAGGAGCAACTTATATAGAAAAAAgacaacaaaataaaaaagagttttctttctttttcttgtcttttttttttaatgaacagtGCCAAATTTGTCCATGATCAGAGCTGTAAAGTTTCCTTCATGGTGCTGAAATGTCCAAACCAGGCACTTGAGATTGACGTTTTCACATCAATTTTGTTTTGATGCTACATCAGCTCTTGCACAAATGTATAGATTCTGGACTGGTATCAAATCAGTACTTTAGGTGAACCCTTTTGATCATAGATGATCCTCAAAAATCATAATCATCAGACCGTAGAAACTAATCTTACCATTGGTGATATGTAGAATTAAACTGGTCTCGACAATATATATAATATGGATTCCGTAGAAATCCATGTAATGCAAGCAAACTATGCGATGTTCATATCCAGAATGGTAACCTGATATAAATAACCAGTACAAAAAATTTAGCTAGCACAGAAACTATGCTATGGACGACATAACATacgataaaactttattaacatgtGAAATGAGGAAGAACAGAGTCATGTTACCGCAGTTAGTCCTCCTAAAATGTTCCACCGGAGATCCAATTGTAGGGCATGCTACTCTTCAGACGGTGTCCCCTCCTCCACTCTGCCGCAATAATTAGATGTGGTCATCACAGAACAACTGTGCAGGCAACAAGATTCAATTGTCGGGTCCATTTCTTAATTACAGAAGCAGAGATTTTGAATGAGCTGACCAACAGAAACAGGCAAGTCGACAACAGACGCAGTACTTGAAATAGAGACAAAACCTGGACATAGATTTATCCTCTTATTACAGCACAGTACTCCAAAACATCAGAGACGGCAATTCTGAACTGATCATGTAACATTCAAACTAAAGCAAACGATTGAGTTTGGAACGACGTTTTGATTCATGAAACACCACGATCAGGGGAAGAGGTTGTCTTCTCATGCTTCTGACCATTACAGGGGACCAGGAAATGTGCCATTTGCCCTTTGCTCATTCCACTTCTCAACCTAGGTCATAAGGTGAAAGATGGTGAAAAAGCCCACCAGTAGATGAATGAAAACTTGTTGAAAACACAGGATCTAATCAGATAGATCAAATAGCCCCAGGCATCATCAGAGAACTCATGAACAATTTGTAAACACAACAAAAATAGTTGATGCCAAGACAGACCTTATGGCCTTGAAAAGATGATAGAGTTAATCACAAGAACCGAGGGTAGAAATAAGAAAGCATAACGACTTACCCATTCCCCTGGGCAGAGAGATCTATAGTATTTGGCAAACTTATGACAATCAGGAGTCTCCTCACCCTTAGCTGCCACACACCTACAATGTAATATACATCAGACTAATACGAAAGTTGATATTAGATATTTACATTAATGTATTATGTACCAAAACATTCTCAGCTGTTGAACCATACTTGTGATATTCAATGTAGCGAGTGAAACAGTGCCTGGTTTGATTTGTAGTGGGAAAGCGAAAATCGGCTGGTGCTGTTTTCAACTCAATCTAACAAAGAGAAGCAAACCGTATCAGATACATAagaacaagtttttttttttaaaccaagCTATTTTATAACAACTAGGTCAACCATGTGAATTAATGACCAAATAGACACAAAATTCAATTGGTCAATGCAGGAGTAAATATGTGTCTAATGAATGACAGTTATGACTGTTATAGACAAGAAATACATTACTGTTGTTTGTTAACCCAGCTGCATGGGAGTGTAGAATATGATTCACCTCCTAAAGAGTCAAATTTTACTCTCAAGTACGAGGATCATGGGAAGTAAGTTAAGTTGAAAAGGCTCTGGTTTTTATCGGTTGCTCCTTTATGACCTAGGAGATCAGAGTTCGTATCACAGAAAcagcctctttaaatatttaaaagtaagGCTGTGTTCATTGATCCATCCCCAAACTCCGTATTGGCAGAGCCTCATGCTCTGGGTACGCCCTTAGGCTCTGGTTTTTATCATGCATGGAACAATTGACACCAAGAGGCATACGATTTTAATCTTGATGCAAAATGATTGATCCTGCTCTTGGTGTAAATCTATTTAAAGAAACTTCATGGTGTAAATCTTACATGATGGATAACAACTATTACACCTCTTCATTTTTCTTCTTATCCTATCATTGCCCAGGACATGTTATTGTCGTCTAAAACCTATCATGCTACATCACCAGCAATGCAGCAACAACCCTACATAAGACTTATTTTCTATTTTACCGAAATAATTTCATCATTTATAGACATGGATGTGCGGAGTTAATAAGAAAGATAAGAGAAAACAATGTCTTCATTGGTGACCAATTAATTATAACTTCAATAGAGGATAAAGTAACGGAGAATGTTTTAAGAGGGCACctatagattttgtagttagaagATATGAGATAATTACTATTAGTAATACAAAAAGAGGTGGAAGGCGACCTTAAAAGACTTTCCCAAGTAAAGATTATAATACTTTAAATTTGACTAATAGAGGCAAAAGATCCATTCAATCAACCTCAAATAATTGGGATATTATggcttttttttttggtttgctgTTGTTGTGAATTTTATCACATGTATTTTTAATAGACTGCATGATTTAGTATCTTCCTTAGCTTAAAAGCAAGATGATTTTTAAGAACACTGGTATTATATTAAAACTTAATAATTTACCTCACAAGCTAAATACCATAATACAGGAATTCCTCATTTGTTCTTTTACATAGGTACCAAATACTTTTCCATTAATCCAGCATTCTtctatttattaaaatattattggaAGAAAGTTAGAAAACAGATTCAGCCTGTTGTCCTCTAAGCACTTTTGCATCAAGATTATTCAGAACAAGTCACCTTCGTCCGGATTTGTAGTTCATGTTTCATTTCACTTGGCCTTTTTTTTTCTCGgtaacaattttatttttgcacaaTTTCCAGTTATTTAGCTCCAAACTAAATTAACCTGCATGAATCTCATTGAATAATGTATGAAAGGGAATTCCATCTCCCTACTTATAGGTCATTTATTTATGTTCAAAATCTTATCAGCTTCAAACTGAATGGACCTCATATTTACCTAAAAACCTAACATTTCTTTTCCAAATTTCGGCAAGCTTGGGAATCTCACTCTCAGCCTTTATTACTAAACTTCTTGTAAATATTATTAGAAGCCTTAAAATTGTTTTCACTAGCAActtcttgatttctttttgaCCAATTTAAATCTTTCAATGTTCTCTCCTCTTACTATTCTCACAAAGTTTCCAAACTTCATGACATTATCTTTTGCACAACCTAATTCATTAACCTTTTAGTTTGACCAATCAGCCTGTCAAAGAAACTACATATTACCTTTAAAGCCTTTTAAGCATTCCTTTGTTGCCTTTGTAATATTATTGTGACCATCAAGGTCCATGTAGTATTATCGATCTTCcatgttcttttttattttatttaataattagaTCAAGATATCTTGCTTAGTTAGTAGATCATTATCATCGTCCTCCATTGGGTTGCAACTTGTCTAGAAATGAAACAGATGTCCCTTGTACAAGAAACATCTTCAAGTCGGCTTTGCATCAGGAAACAACCTTCATCTCGAGTATCCAACACAATACACAAAATTTCTTGATGATGTTGAACATGACAACAACTTCTACCGACTCTACAACGTTGAAGCACCACCTTTCACACACATGCACAAAATAATCTGTAATAAATCTTTCTAGATATCGCCGCAACCTTAAGCCTAATTGGAAGCTACAGAATCAATAGATCAGCAGAAAA from Musa acuminata AAA Group cultivar baxijiao unplaced genomic scaffold, Cavendish_Baxijiao_AAA HiC_scaffold_349, whole genome shotgun sequence includes the following:
- the LOC135658115 gene encoding cytochrome c oxidase subunit 6b-2-like, producing the protein MAEIELKTAPADFRFPTTNQTRHCFTRYIEYHKCVAAKGEETPDCHKFAKYYRSLCPGEWVEKWNEQRANGTFPGPL